The following nucleotide sequence is from Solidesulfovibrio carbinolicus.
ACCGACTGAAGTTTGTTTTACAAATACCTCCCTAAAATACCTAAACCCATTTTTTATCATTTCCTGATCCTTTTCCTGATCGCCGTAGGGCGGTTGACCTAAGAAATCCATAGAATGATGCAATCCATATGCAGCAGCGCCTGCGATGTCATCTTTACCGAGTCTCCTAGTCGTATCAACAATAGTTTGAACCAAACCAGCTGCCCGCAATGCTGCATTCTCTGAAAATCCGAACGCCAAGGCAACAGCTCCATAATTGAAGTTGCCGAAATCTTCATAAATTCCTTTACGCCCCAGCAATTTGTAATCCATTTCACCACCTGGAGCAAGTCGCTCAATGAACCATGCATTGCTTACGCTCACCAAGGCTCTGCGAATATTCCAATCAATGTCAACGCCTGGAGGCGATGGCGGTATATGGATAGGATCATATTTTAATGGATATCTACTAAACGTGCCATACGACGAGTCAATGTTTCTGCCTTGTA
It contains:
- a CDS encoding polymorphic toxin type 44 domain-containing protein, whose amino-acid sequence is MPREPRELEVEWSLRSQLSRSLGSFEIESAFALQNKIQGRNIDSSYGTFSRYPLKYDPIHIPPSPPGVDIDWNIRRALVSVSNAWFIERLAPGGEMDYKLLGRKGIYEDFGNFNYGAVALAFGFSENAALRAAGLVQTIVDTTRRLGKDDIAGAAAYGLHHSMDFLGQPPYGDQEKDQEMIKNGFRYFREVFVKQTSVGDMLRDLDTIRPVVEREEWESVGRLPSRVLEALH